One genomic segment of Burkholderia pyrrocinia includes these proteins:
- the aceF gene encoding dihydrolipoyllysine-residue acetyltransferase: protein MSQAIEVKVPDIGDYKDVPVIEVLVKAGDTVEPEQSLVTLESDKATMDVPSPTAGTVKEVKVKVGDSVSEGTLIILLEGGAAAQPNGAAAPAAAPAPAAAPAPAAAAAAAAPAAAGGTLEVKVPDIGDYKDVPVIEIGVKVGDTVEKEQSLVTLESDKATMDVPSPAAGVVKDIKVKVGDSVSEGTLIVLLEAAGAPAAAPQASAPAPATAAPAPAPAAAPAQAAPAPAAAAVPAAAPSGEYRASHASPSVRKFARELGVEVARVQGSGPKGRITKDDVTGFVKGVMTGQRAAPGTAAAAPAGGGELNLLPWPKVDFSKFGPFEAKPLSRIKKISGANLHRNWVMIPHVTNNDEADITDLEALRVQLNKEHEKAGVKFTMLAFVIKAVVAALKKFPTFNASLDGDNLVFKQYFHVGFAADTPNGLVVPVIRDADKKGLVDIAKEMSDLSKAAREGKLKPDQMQGGCFSISSLGGIGGTNFTPIINAPEVAILGLSRGQTKPVWDGKQFVPRLMLPLSLSYDHRVIDGAEAARFNAYLGALLGDFRRIIL, encoded by the coding sequence ATGAGTCAAGCGATCGAAGTGAAGGTGCCGGATATCGGCGATTACAAGGACGTACCCGTCATCGAGGTGCTCGTGAAGGCGGGCGATACGGTCGAGCCCGAGCAGTCGCTCGTCACGCTCGAATCCGACAAGGCGACGATGGATGTCCCGAGCCCGACTGCGGGCACGGTCAAGGAAGTGAAGGTGAAGGTGGGCGATTCGGTGTCGGAAGGCACGCTGATCATCCTGCTCGAAGGCGGCGCAGCCGCACAGCCGAACGGCGCGGCAGCGCCGGCAGCAGCCCCGGCTCCGGCGGCAGCGCCGGCACCGGCCGCGGCCGCGGCCGCGGCCGCACCGGCAGCCGCCGGCGGCACGCTCGAAGTGAAGGTGCCCGACATCGGCGACTACAAGGACGTCCCGGTGATCGAGATCGGCGTGAAGGTCGGCGATACGGTCGAGAAGGAGCAGTCGCTCGTCACGCTCGAATCGGACAAGGCGACGATGGACGTGCCGAGCCCGGCTGCCGGCGTCGTGAAGGACATCAAGGTGAAGGTCGGCGATTCGGTGTCGGAAGGCACGCTGATCGTGCTGCTCGAAGCCGCTGGCGCACCGGCTGCCGCACCGCAGGCGAGCGCGCCGGCTCCGGCCACTGCCGCGCCGGCTCCGGCACCTGCCGCCGCACCCGCGCAGGCTGCACCGGCACCGGCTGCTGCCGCTGTGCCGGCCGCAGCGCCGTCGGGCGAATACCGCGCCAGCCACGCATCGCCGTCGGTGCGCAAGTTCGCGCGCGAACTCGGCGTCGAAGTCGCACGCGTGCAGGGTTCGGGTCCGAAGGGCCGCATCACGAAGGACGACGTCACGGGTTTCGTGAAGGGCGTGATGACGGGCCAGCGCGCAGCGCCGGGCACGGCGGCGGCCGCGCCGGCAGGCGGCGGCGAGCTCAACCTGCTGCCGTGGCCGAAGGTCGACTTCTCGAAGTTCGGCCCGTTCGAGGCGAAGCCGCTGTCGCGCATCAAGAAGATCTCGGGCGCGAACCTGCATCGCAACTGGGTGATGATCCCGCACGTCACGAACAACGACGAAGCGGACATCACCGATCTCGAGGCGCTGCGCGTCCAGTTGAACAAGGAACACGAGAAGGCGGGCGTGAAGTTCACGATGCTCGCGTTCGTGATCAAGGCGGTCGTCGCTGCGCTGAAGAAATTCCCGACCTTCAACGCGAGCCTCGACGGCGACAACCTCGTGTTCAAGCAGTACTTCCACGTCGGTTTCGCTGCCGATACGCCGAACGGCCTCGTCGTGCCGGTGATCCGCGATGCGGACAAGAAGGGGCTCGTCGACATCGCGAAGGAAATGAGCGATCTGTCGAAGGCCGCGCGCGAGGGCAAGCTGAAGCCGGATCAGATGCAGGGCGGCTGCTTCTCGATCTCGTCGCTCGGCGGGATCGGCGGCACGAACTTCACGCCGATCATCAACGCGCCGGAAGTGGCGATCCTCGGGTTGTCGCGCGGCCAGACGAAGCCGGTGTGGGACGGCAAGCAGTTCGTGCCGCGTCTCATGCTGCCGCTGTCGCTGTCGTATGACCATCGCGTGATCGATGGCGCGGAAGCCGCGCGGTTCAATGCGTATCTCGGGGCGTTGCTCGGCGATTTCCGTCGCATCATTCTTTGA
- the aceE gene encoding pyruvate dehydrogenase (acetyl-transferring), homodimeric type produces MSAVPNEVMKYVAAERDDDPQETVEWLESLDGVISSVGTGRAHYLIEKQIEFARMHGEHLPFSANTPYINTIPVEAQAKIPGDQDLEHRIRSYTRWNALAMVLRAGKDTNVGGHIASFASAATLYDVGYNHFWHAPSENHGGDLVFVQGHSSPGVYSRAFLLGRLTENQLDNFRQEVGGNGISSYPHPWLMPDFWQFPTVSMGLGPIMAIYQARFMKYIEARGIAKTQGRKVWAFLGDGETDEPESLGAIGMASREKLDNLVFVINCNLQRLDGPVRGNGKIIQELESEFRGAGWNVIKVIWGSRWDALFARDKTGALMRRMMEVVDGEYQTYKSESGAFVREHFFNTPELKALVADWSDDDIWALNRGGHDPHKIYAAFHEASNTKDAPTVILAKTIKGYGMGESGQAMNITHQQKKLPVEQLKKFRDQFRLPITDEQIADVPYLKFDEGSKELEYMRKQRMDLGGYLPQRREKATSLPVPALDAFEPLLKGTGEGREISTTMAFVRILNILLKDKALGKRVVPIVPDESRTFGMEGLFRQIGIWNQQGQKYVPEDSDQLMFYKESETGQILQEGINEAGGMCDWIAAATSYSTHGEIMVPFYIFYSMFGFQRIGDLAWAAGDMRSRGFLLGGTAGRTTLNGEGLQHEDGHSLLWAASVPNCVSYDPTFGYELAVIIQDGLRRMVQDQEDVYYYITVMNENYEHPAIPQGEHVAADIIKGMYAFKQADADQKAPRVQLLGAGTIFNEVIAAADLLKNDWGVAADLWSVPSFTELAREGHEIERWNLLHPTEERRLSHVQKCLKDTQGPVIASTDYVRALVDQIRGQIDRRFVVLGTDGFGRSDTREKLRHFFEVDRHWVTVAALNALADEGTIERKVVADAIAKYNLDPSKPNPMTV; encoded by the coding sequence ATGTCCGCTGTACCGAACGAAGTGATGAAATATGTCGCCGCCGAACGTGACGACGACCCGCAAGAAACCGTTGAGTGGCTGGAGTCGCTCGACGGCGTGATCTCCTCCGTGGGCACCGGCCGCGCGCACTACCTGATCGAAAAGCAGATCGAGTTCGCTCGCATGCACGGCGAACACCTGCCGTTCTCCGCGAATACCCCGTACATCAACACGATCCCGGTCGAAGCCCAGGCGAAGATCCCGGGCGATCAGGACCTCGAGCACCGCATCCGTTCGTACACGCGCTGGAACGCGCTGGCGATGGTGCTGCGCGCGGGCAAGGACACCAACGTCGGCGGCCACATCGCGTCGTTCGCATCGGCCGCGACGCTTTATGACGTCGGCTACAACCACTTCTGGCATGCGCCGTCCGAGAACCACGGCGGCGATCTCGTGTTCGTGCAGGGCCACTCGTCGCCGGGCGTGTACTCGCGCGCGTTCCTGCTCGGCCGCCTGACCGAGAACCAGCTCGACAACTTCCGCCAGGAAGTCGGCGGCAACGGCATCTCGTCGTATCCGCACCCGTGGCTGATGCCGGACTTCTGGCAATTCCCGACCGTGTCGATGGGCCTGGGCCCGATCATGGCGATCTACCAGGCGCGCTTCATGAAGTACATCGAAGCGCGCGGCATCGCGAAGACGCAGGGCCGCAAGGTGTGGGCGTTCCTCGGCGACGGCGAGACGGACGAGCCGGAATCGCTCGGCGCGATCGGGATGGCGAGCCGCGAGAAGCTCGACAACCTCGTGTTCGTGATCAACTGCAACCTGCAGCGTCTCGACGGCCCGGTGCGCGGCAACGGCAAGATCATCCAGGAACTGGAATCGGAATTCCGCGGCGCCGGCTGGAACGTGATCAAGGTCATCTGGGGCAGCCGCTGGGACGCGCTGTTCGCGCGCGACAAGACGGGCGCGCTGATGCGCCGCATGATGGAAGTCGTCGACGGCGAATACCAGACGTACAAGTCGGAATCGGGCGCGTTCGTCCGCGAGCACTTCTTCAACACGCCTGAGCTGAAGGCGCTGGTCGCCGACTGGTCGGACGACGACATCTGGGCGCTGAACCGCGGCGGCCACGATCCGCACAAGATCTACGCGGCGTTCCACGAGGCCAGCAACACGAAGGACGCGCCGACCGTCATCCTCGCGAAGACCATCAAGGGCTACGGGATGGGCGAGTCGGGCCAGGCGATGAACATCACGCACCAGCAGAAGAAGCTGCCGGTCGAGCAACTGAAGAAGTTCCGCGACCAGTTCCGCCTGCCGATCACCGACGAACAGATCGCCGACGTGCCGTACCTCAAGTTCGACGAAGGCTCGAAGGAACTCGAATACATGCGCAAGCAGCGCATGGACCTCGGCGGCTACCTGCCGCAGCGTCGCGAGAAGGCGACCTCGCTGCCGGTGCCGGCGCTCGACGCGTTCGAGCCGCTGCTGAAGGGCACGGGCGAAGGCCGCGAGATCTCGACGACGATGGCGTTCGTGCGGATCCTGAATATCCTGCTGAAGGACAAGGCGCTCGGCAAGCGCGTCGTGCCGATCGTCCCGGACGAATCGCGCACGTTCGGCATGGAAGGCCTGTTCCGCCAGATCGGCATCTGGAACCAGCAGGGCCAGAAGTACGTGCCGGAAGACTCCGACCAGCTGATGTTCTACAAGGAATCGGAAACCGGCCAGATCCTGCAGGAAGGCATCAACGAAGCGGGCGGCATGTGCGACTGGATCGCGGCGGCGACGTCGTACTCGACGCACGGCGAGATCATGGTGCCGTTCTACATCTTCTACTCGATGTTCGGCTTCCAGCGGATCGGCGACCTCGCATGGGCCGCGGGCGACATGCGCTCGCGCGGCTTCCTGCTCGGCGGTACCGCGGGCCGCACGACGCTGAACGGCGAAGGCCTGCAGCACGAAGACGGCCACTCGCTCCTGTGGGCGGCATCGGTGCCGAACTGCGTGAGCTACGACCCGACCTTCGGCTATGAACTGGCCGTGATCATCCAGGACGGCCTGCGCCGCATGGTTCAGGACCAGGAAGACGTGTACTACTACATCACGGTGATGAACGAGAACTACGAGCACCCGGCGATTCCGCAGGGCGAGCACGTGGCCGCCGACATCATCAAGGGCATGTACGCGTTCAAGCAGGCCGACGCCGACCAGAAGGCGCCGCGCGTCCAGCTGCTCGGCGCGGGCACGATCTTCAATGAAGTGATCGCTGCCGCCGACCTGCTGAAGAACGACTGGGGCGTCGCCGCCGACCTGTGGAGCGTGCCGAGCTTCACCGAGCTCGCGCGCGAAGGCCACGAAATCGAGCGCTGGAACCTGCTCCATCCGACCGAGGAACGTCGCCTGTCGCACGTGCAGAAGTGCCTGAAGGACACGCAGGGCCCGGTCATCGCATCGACCGACTACGTCCGTGCGCTGGTCGACCAGATCCGCGGCCAGATCGATCGCCGCTTCGTCGTGCTGGGCACGGACGGCTTCGGCCGCTCGGATACCCGCGAGAAGCTGCGTCACTTCTTCGAGGTCGACCGTCACTGGGTCACCGTTGCCGCGCTCAACGCGCTGGCCGACGAAGGCACGATCGAGCGCAAGGTGGTCGCGGACGCGATCGCCAAGTACAACCTCGATCCGTCCAAGCCCAACCCGATGACCGTTTAA